Proteins from a genomic interval of Desulfovibrio piger:
- a CDS encoding polysaccharide deacetylase family protein, with the protein MSNPHPHTSDSPLRVVVSLDVEEEGLFSGHYATSGCGVSNVSLLPRLAPLSRDLGFPLTLFCAHTVFADAGACHVLEQMRDHYGAEIGAHLHHWSTPPASPLDPPHEGQPTRTDKLPRDLLRQRLATLLDAGREFQGAPLTSFRMGRWDLKDCVRPLLSEAGIKVDSSVCPLRHFPGGPDHFLAPADPYWVEGWQGAPLLEAPITQIPLHPALAQLWYRACPAASRDKFHFWGVLSPNPFWHAPRIMRWAARLHRRRGGQVLSLFWHSSEMLPGASPHVPDQKAADAVLERIHAFLSWLRETFPVQGCTASQLAELPAGTFPARPAGQGDW; encoded by the coding sequence ATGAGTAACCCCCATCCCCATACATCCGACAGCCCCCTGCGGGTGGTCGTCAGTCTCGATGTCGAAGAAGAAGGCCTGTTTTCCGGCCATTATGCCACCAGCGGTTGTGGCGTTTCCAACGTTTCCCTCCTGCCCAGGCTCGCGCCGCTGAGCAGGGATCTGGGCTTCCCGCTGACGCTGTTCTGTGCCCATACGGTCTTTGCCGATGCCGGGGCCTGCCATGTGCTGGAACAGATGCGCGACCATTACGGCGCGGAGATCGGGGCCCATCTCCACCACTGGAGCACGCCGCCGGCCTCTCCGCTGGATCCCCCCCACGAAGGCCAGCCCACACGCACGGACAAACTGCCGCGCGACCTGCTGCGCCAGCGTCTGGCCACGCTGCTGGATGCCGGGCGGGAATTCCAGGGCGCTCCCCTGACCAGCTTCCGCATGGGCCGCTGGGACCTCAAGGACTGCGTGCGTCCCCTGCTTTCCGAGGCAGGCATCAAGGTGGACAGCTCCGTCTGCCCCCTGCGCCATTTCCCGGGCGGACCGGACCACTTTCTTGCCCCGGCGGATCCCTACTGGGTGGAAGGCTGGCAGGGAGCTCCCCTGCTGGAGGCACCCATCACGCAGATCCCCCTGCATCCCGCGCTTGCCCAGCTCTGGTACCGGGCCTGCCCTGCCGCCTCGCGGGACAAGTTCCATTTCTGGGGCGTCCTCAGTCCCAATCCGTTCTGGCATGCGCCCCGGATCATGCGCTGGGCCGCACGGTTGCACCGCCGGCGGGGCGGACAGGTGCTGAGCCTGTTCTGGCACTCTTCCGAGATGCTGCCCGGCGCTTCCCCGCATGTGCCTGACCAGAAGGCCGCGGACGCCGTTCTGGAACGCATCCATGCCTTCCTGTCCTGGCTTCGGGAGACCTTCCCGGTCCAGGGCTGCACCGCCAGCCAGCTGGCAGAACTGCCTGCGGGCACCTTCCCTGCCCGCCCGGCAGGCCAGGGCGACTGGTAA
- the upp gene encoding uracil phosphoribosyltransferase, which translates to MAVHVVDHPLVRHKLGILRKDSTSTSEFRSVSNEIARLLIYEATKGFATEKHTVQGWAGPVEVEAISGKMVTIVPILRAGLGLMDGVLDMIPGAKISVVGLYRNEETLEPVEYYAKLARNIESRLAIILDPMLATGGSLIATIDILKKRGCKHICSLNLVCAPEGIAKVQEKHPDVEIYTASVDSHLNENGYIIPGLGDAGDRIFGTK; encoded by the coding sequence ATGGCAGTCCATGTAGTGGATCATCCCCTGGTGCGTCACAAGCTCGGCATCCTGCGCAAGGACAGTACGTCCACCAGTGAATTCCGCAGTGTTTCCAATGAGATTGCCCGTTTGCTCATCTACGAGGCCACCAAGGGCTTCGCTACCGAGAAGCATACGGTGCAAGGCTGGGCAGGGCCCGTGGAAGTGGAGGCCATTTCCGGCAAGATGGTGACCATCGTCCCCATCCTGCGTGCCGGTCTGGGCCTCATGGACGGTGTGCTGGACATGATCCCCGGCGCCAAGATCAGCGTGGTGGGCCTGTACCGCAATGAGGAAACGCTGGAGCCCGTGGAATATTATGCCAAGCTGGCCCGCAATATCGAAAGCCGCCTGGCCATCATCCTGGACCCCATGCTGGCCACGGGCGGTTCGCTCATCGCCACCATCGACATCCTCAAGAAACGCGGCTGCAAGCACATCTGCAGCCTCAACCTGGTCTGCGCGCCCGAAGGCATCGCCAAAGTCCAGGAAAAGCATCCTGATGTGGAGATCTACACCGCTTCGGTGGACTCGCACCTGAACGAGAACGGCTACATCATCCCCGGCCTGGGCGATGCCGGTGACCGCATCTTCGGCACCAAGTAG
- a CDS encoding uracil-xanthine permease family protein, translating to MAEQLNTGGGEFDPCRYRLRLRDCLLGAQMLFVAFGALVLVPLLTGLNSNVALFTAGVGTLLFQLITRGKVPIFLASSFAFIAPIIYGVETWGMPRTMGALVFSGLLYVLISLVIRWRGMGLILRLLPPIVTGPVIMVIGLVLAPTAVKMALGQSGPAMPQTTAMSISMVSLAVTVAVSLLGRGMLRLVPILCGIAAGLVMAEIMGVTSWEAVSKSPWLALPAFSLPEFAWEPLLFIIPVTLAPAIEHFGDIIAISSVTGKDYLRDPGVKNTMLGDGVATMAACLLGGPPNTTYSEVTGAVTLTRAFNPAVMTWAALCAILLSMVAKVGAFLSCIPAPVMGGIMILLFGAIMVVGLNTLVRAGQDLLRPRNMVIVALIIIFGVGGMQVSIGGFKLAGIGLAAITGVVLNLLLPQDDPQG from the coding sequence ATGGCGGAACAGCTCAACACCGGAGGCGGGGAGTTCGATCCCTGCCGTTACAGGCTGCGTCTGCGTGATTGCCTGCTGGGCGCGCAGATGCTTTTCGTGGCTTTCGGCGCGCTGGTGCTTGTCCCCTTGCTGACAGGACTCAACAGCAATGTTGCCCTGTTCACCGCCGGTGTGGGCACGCTGCTGTTCCAGCTCATCACGCGGGGCAAGGTGCCCATCTTCCTCGCATCTTCCTTTGCCTTCATCGCGCCCATCATCTATGGCGTGGAGACTTGGGGCATGCCCCGCACCATGGGGGCCCTGGTCTTTTCCGGCCTGCTCTATGTGCTCATAAGCCTGGTCATCCGCTGGCGCGGCATGGGGCTCATCCTGCGTCTGCTGCCGCCCATCGTGACCGGCCCGGTGATCATGGTCATCGGTCTCGTGCTGGCGCCCACGGCCGTCAAGATGGCCCTGGGACAGAGCGGCCCGGCCATGCCCCAGACAACGGCCATGAGCATCTCCATGGTCTCGCTGGCCGTTACCGTGGCCGTCTCCCTGCTGGGGCGCGGCATGCTGCGTCTGGTGCCCATCCTCTGCGGTATCGCCGCGGGTCTGGTGATGGCGGAGATCATGGGCGTGACCAGCTGGGAGGCCGTGAGCAAAAGCCCCTGGCTGGCCCTGCCGGCGTTCAGCCTGCCGGAATTCGCATGGGAGCCGCTGCTCTTCATCATCCCGGTGACCCTGGCCCCTGCCATCGAGCACTTTGGCGACATCATCGCCATCAGTTCCGTCACGGGCAAGGATTATCTGCGTGATCCCGGTGTGAAGAACACCATGCTGGGGGACGGGGTGGCCACCATGGCCGCCTGTCTGCTGGGCGGGCCGCCCAACACCACCTATTCCGAGGTGACCGGCGCCGTGACCCTGACCCGGGCCTTCAATCCCGCGGTCATGACCTGGGCCGCCCTGTGCGCCATCCTGCTCTCCATGGTCGCCAAGGTGGGGGCGTTCCTCAGCTGCATCCCCGCGCCCGTCATGGGCGGGATCATGATCCTGCTGTTCGGGGCCATCATGGTGGTGGGCCTGAACACGCTGGTGCGTGCCGGGCAGGATCTGCTGCGGCCCCGCAATATGGTCATCGTGGCCCTGATCATCATTTTTGGCGTGGGCGGGATGCAGGTCAGCATCGGCGGTTTCAAGCTGGCCGGTATCGGTCTGGCGGCCATCACCGGTGTGGTCCTCAACCTGCTTTTGCCGCAGGATGATCCGCAGGGATAA
- the mnmH gene encoding tRNA 2-selenouridine(34) synthase MnmH: MPPVQDVAAFLAMRDQGLPLLDVRSPGEFAFAHIPGALNLPLFTDKERAKVGTAHARSGREGAVHLALELVGGHLAALLARARHLCGSKREVLLHCWRGGMRSDSMRWLLETGGFTVHRLEGGYKSYRTFVRSELARPRPILVLGGYTGCGKTDILLELQRLGSQVIDLEGLAHHKGSAFGALGQAEDQPGNEWFENQLYEAWRRCDPARPVWLEDESRHIGHVTMCEEFFAQLGRSPLVRVFLPDEERVAHLVRDYGGQDMREGLLAALERLQRRLGSELTQRCRLWIDEGNYADAARAVLHYYDRCYAHQIENRQAPVIKELTCTTDDPALAARLLHQWEQDLPPETFTATTPL, translated from the coding sequence ATGCCCCCAGTTCAGGACGTTGCCGCATTTCTGGCCATGCGGGACCAGGGCCTCCCGCTGCTGGATGTCCGCTCTCCCGGCGAGTTCGCCTTTGCCCATATCCCCGGTGCCCTCAACCTGCCCCTGTTCACCGACAAAGAACGCGCCAAGGTCGGGACGGCCCACGCCCGCAGCGGGCGCGAAGGCGCCGTCCATCTGGCCCTGGAGCTGGTGGGCGGTCATCTGGCCGCCCTGCTGGCCCGCGCCCGCCATCTGTGCGGCAGCAAGCGCGAGGTCCTGCTCCACTGCTGGCGGGGCGGCATGCGCAGCGACAGCATGCGCTGGCTGCTGGAAACGGGCGGCTTCACCGTGCACAGGCTGGAAGGCGGCTACAAAAGCTACCGGACCTTCGTGCGCAGCGAGCTGGCGCGCCCCCGGCCCATCCTCGTGCTGGGCGGCTACACGGGCTGCGGCAAGACGGACATTTTGCTGGAACTGCAGCGCCTCGGTTCGCAGGTCATCGATCTGGAAGGCCTAGCCCACCACAAGGGCTCTGCCTTCGGCGCTCTGGGCCAGGCCGAAGACCAGCCCGGCAACGAATGGTTCGAGAACCAGCTCTATGAAGCATGGCGGCGCTGCGATCCTGCCCGGCCTGTCTGGCTCGAGGACGAAAGCCGCCACATCGGCCATGTGACCATGTGTGAGGAATTCTTTGCCCAGCTGGGCCGCAGTCCGCTGGTCCGCGTTTTCCTGCCGGATGAGGAACGCGTCGCCCATCTTGTCCGCGATTACGGCGGCCAGGACATGCGGGAAGGCCTGCTGGCAGCCCTGGAGCGTCTGCAGCGCCGTCTGGGCAGTGAGCTGACCCAGCGCTGCAGGCTGTGGATAGATGAAGGGAATTATGCCGATGCCGCCCGCGCGGTGCTCCATTATTATGACCGCTGTTATGCGCATCAGATAGAAAACCGCCAGGCCCCCGTCATCAAGGAGCTGACCTGTACCACCGACGATCCGGCCCTGGCCGCCCGCCTGCTCCATCAATGGGAACAGGACCTGCCGCCGGAAACGTTCACCGCCACCACACCTCTGTAA
- a CDS encoding glycosyltransferase family 2 protein — protein sequence MGTTFFVLALLQCALLFFLSRVGSRLDREERKPAPQRTHWPRTGLIVPAGGNHPRMREALESLLKQDYPALYPVIVTATADEPAAGIARELQARYPQLRHVVAGFAKGCGQKNHNSLKGVEAVEDEVELLAFCDSTHIAPRDFIRRLVAPVVDGEDFSTGYHKVVARDTGIVTMAYALCVQLMRYLQGISSFTQLWGGAMCFRLSAFRRYGVREFWMSNVVDDCSLADRLIHLGARIRLSGDAVLMTEAREHDLGVWHHWMDRQILFLKFCIPYQWVLLGVLACLMLLPVLWAVLAVLGVLLGTLSFGWLVGVLVYAAALALVLRSWAHFQEAVFPVWRWMVAFCASACMFVWVYLGTILAEGVLWQGIWYEVGRQGRVIRMRRQK from the coding sequence ATGGGGACTACCTTCTTTGTTCTGGCGCTGTTGCAGTGTGCCCTGCTTTTTTTCCTGTCCCGGGTGGGCAGCAGGCTTGACCGCGAAGAACGCAAGCCCGCTCCCCAGCGGACGCACTGGCCCCGTACCGGTCTGATCGTGCCTGCCGGGGGGAACCACCCGCGTATGCGGGAGGCCCTGGAGAGCCTGCTCAAGCAGGATTACCCCGCCCTGTACCCCGTGATCGTCACGGCCACCGCTGACGAACCGGCAGCCGGTATCGCGCGAGAGCTGCAGGCCCGCTATCCGCAGCTGCGGCATGTGGTGGCCGGTTTCGCCAAGGGCTGTGGCCAGAAGAACCATAACAGCCTCAAGGGCGTGGAAGCCGTGGAGGACGAGGTCGAACTGCTGGCCTTTTGCGACAGCACGCACATCGCTCCCCGTGATTTCATCCGCCGTCTGGTGGCCCCTGTGGTGGACGGCGAGGATTTCAGCACCGGCTATCACAAGGTCGTGGCGCGGGATACGGGTATCGTCACCATGGCCTATGCCCTGTGTGTCCAGCTGATGCGCTATCTGCAGGGCATCTCGAGCTTCACCCAGCTGTGGGGCGGCGCCATGTGCTTCCGTTTGTCGGCGTTCCGCCGTTATGGCGTGCGCGAGTTCTGGATGTCCAATGTGGTGGACGACTGTTCCCTGGCTGACCGGCTCATCCATCTGGGGGCCCGCATCCGTCTGAGTGGAGACGCCGTTTTGATGACCGAGGCCCGGGAGCATGACCTGGGGGTCTGGCATCATTGGATGGACCGTCAGATCCTGTTCCTCAAGTTCTGTATTCCCTACCAGTGGGTCCTGCTGGGCGTGCTGGCCTGCCTTATGCTGCTGCCCGTGCTTTGGGCCGTGTTGGCCGTGCTGGGCGTGCTGCTGGGCACGCTTTCCTTCGGCTGGCTTGTGGGCGTGCTGGTCTATGCCGCGGCCCTAGCGCTGGTGCTGCGCAGCTGGGCCCATTTTCAGGAAGCCGTTTTTCCTGTCTGGCGCTGGATGGTCGCTTTTTGCGCCAGCGCCTGCATGTTCGTCTGGGTTTATCTGGGTACCATCCTCGCGGAAGGCGTCCTGTGGCAGGGCATCTGGTATGAGGTCGGCCGTCAGGGCCGCGTCATCAGGATGCGCCGCCAGAAGTAG
- a CDS encoding glycosyltransferase family 4 protein, translated as MSDKIHVLFVMEDLCFGGTQRQMVELACRLDRTRFHVSMLVLTGRTDLDAQVEQAGIRVEYLGRSRKVNPFFFALMPAALKRLAPDVLVPCTALPNIWGRLWGRLLGIPIVGTVRGGGAPRRQHERFLWRLTDHMVCNSEALADVLSGLGVPAARLTYVPNGVDTERFAPAQPAPSERPPLILCVARLAEDKDHLTLLKGFALLRERHPGVRLRLVGDGPREKELKAWVAEHLPDGGVEFCPGSPDVRAHYAAARIFALTSVREGQPNVILEAMAAGLPVCATETGGIPRLVTRGESGLLSPVGDSAAFADNCAALLADPAQGDRFGRAGRQRVERSFSFDAMVAAHEGIFMRLAARERA; from the coding sequence ATGTCTGATAAAATACATGTGCTCTTCGTCATGGAAGATCTCTGTTTTGGCGGCACCCAGCGCCAGATGGTCGAGCTGGCCTGCCGTCTGGACAGGACGCGCTTCCATGTCTCCATGCTGGTCCTTACGGGCAGGACCGACCTTGATGCACAGGTCGAACAGGCCGGTATCCGCGTGGAATATCTGGGGCGCAGCCGCAAGGTGAATCCCTTTTTCTTTGCGCTCATGCCGGCGGCCCTCAAACGCCTGGCACCTGATGTCCTCGTCCCCTGCACGGCTCTGCCCAACATCTGGGGCCGTCTCTGGGGACGGCTGCTGGGTATCCCCATCGTGGGCACGGTGCGTGGCGGTGGAGCGCCGCGCAGGCAGCATGAGCGTTTTCTCTGGCGTCTGACGGACCACATGGTCTGTAATTCCGAGGCGCTCGCTGATGTCCTTTCCGGCCTGGGCGTCCCGGCCGCACGGCTGACCTATGTGCCCAACGGGGTGGACACGGAGCGTTTCGCGCCTGCGCAGCCCGCGCCTTCGGAGCGTCCGCCGCTCATCCTCTGTGTGGCGCGTCTGGCCGAAGACAAAGATCATCTGACCCTGCTGAAAGGCTTCGCTCTTCTGCGTGAACGGCATCCCGGCGTCCGCCTGCGTCTTGTGGGCGACGGCCCGCGGGAAAAGGAGCTCAAGGCCTGGGTCGCGGAGCATCTGCCGGACGGGGGCGTGGAATTCTGCCCCGGCTCCCCGGATGTGCGCGCCCATTACGCGGCCGCCCGCATCTTTGCGCTGACTTCCGTGCGCGAGGGCCAGCCCAATGTGATCCTGGAAGCCATGGCAGCCGGTCTGCCCGTATGCGCCACGGAGACCGGCGGCATCCCCCGGCTCGTGACCCGGGGGGAGAGCGGTCTGCTCTCGCCGGTGGGGGACAGTGCCGCCTTTGCCGACAACTGTGCCGCGCTGCTGGCGGATCCCGCGCAGGGCGACAGGTTCGGCAGGGCCGGACGGCAGCGGGTGGAACGGAGTTTTTCGTTTGACGCCATGGTGGCGGCGCATGAAGGCATCTTTATGCGTCTGGCGGCACGGGAGCGGGCATGA
- a CDS encoding DMT family transporter, whose protein sequence is MAASLPSPVSPSARRHGLILILLTVFAWSVIGLISKNCLAAGVSPLETAFWRAALGAACFITHATLSRQIRIPLRHAALFTVFGFWAVGVFYAATLYAIKLSGAAMAVVLLYTAPVWVAMFSRFLFHEPITTRQCGIIALALAGTGMVCFSGGSLPGQTSWTGIACGLLISVCYASHYPFCRWWQDRYTPATLYAFMQLGGAAVIFCLTPVSLDHSLSTWGWLLILGGFTGYFAFFCYAQALKRLGLVRTAVLCYLEPILSTIWVWLFWDEFFSPLGWAGSALVLAAVFWLNMDKSRAAS, encoded by the coding sequence ATGGCCGCGTCCCTGCCTTCTCCCGTCTCCCCTTCCGCCCGCCGCCACGGCCTGATCCTGATCCTGCTGACCGTTTTTGCCTGGTCGGTCATCGGCCTGATCTCCAAAAACTGTCTGGCCGCCGGTGTCAGCCCGCTCGAAACGGCCTTCTGGCGTGCCGCCCTCGGCGCCGCCTGCTTCATCACCCACGCGACACTGAGCAGGCAGATCCGCATCCCGCTACGCCACGCGGCCCTGTTCACCGTTTTCGGCTTCTGGGCCGTGGGCGTCTTCTACGCGGCCACGTTGTACGCCATCAAGCTCAGCGGCGCGGCCATGGCCGTGGTGCTGCTCTATACGGCGCCGGTCTGGGTCGCCATGTTCTCCCGCTTTCTGTTCCATGAACCCATCACCACCCGCCAGTGCGGCATCATCGCTCTGGCCCTGGCCGGTACGGGCATGGTCTGCTTCTCCGGCGGCAGCCTGCCGGGGCAGACATCGTGGACAGGCATCGCCTGCGGCCTGCTCATCAGCGTGTGCTACGCCTCCCACTACCCCTTCTGCCGCTGGTGGCAGGACCGCTATACCCCGGCCACCCTCTATGCCTTCATGCAGCTGGGCGGCGCGGCGGTCATCTTCTGCCTCACGCCTGTCAGCCTCGACCACAGCCTCTCCACCTGGGGCTGGCTGCTGATCCTGGGCGGCTTCACCGGCTATTTCGCCTTCTTTTGCTACGCCCAGGCCCTCAAGCGTCTGGGGCTGGTTCGTACGGCCGTGCTCTGCTACCTGGAGCCCATCCTCAGCACCATCTGGGTCTGGCTGTTCTGGGATGAGTTTTTCAGCCCGCTGGGCTGGGCCGGGAGCGCCCTGGTGCTGGCCGCCGTCTTCTGGCTGAACATGGACAAGAGCCGGGCCGCCTCCTAG
- a CDS encoding ATP-binding cassette domain-containing protein, which yields MAPVIIAKDLYKCYAGFSPVLRGVNIEVEAGELVAIMGPSGCGKSTMLHVLGMLHAPDSGTLEILGTNVLEFNREQTAAFRRGNVGFVMQSSNMFDHSTVFENVEFPLIYENVPPAERWERVIRALELVRLSARVHYRSNRLSGGEQQRVAIARAMVNNPRILLADEPTGALDARTSRVVMDNFRTLCHKGGVAMIMVTHDPKMAEFCDSVYTLEDGILVCKKHEPVPVSPDQQQNLLAAPTPILRGALVAEKFPEASGRCLMEEAHRMHAAGLLSRIYAIEGASFLNSDSQGYALPLPVRHISSWRFFSVMRMLFSHLRGTSATAWELWKSIPSGKGSFFHNLWLMGCGALLARWCLEEKIEFVYASGAHAPASAAWVAARMLQIPFAFAVRTADLASPAKDWLVKAEQAAFVRCDTEATRKAVCELLPSVDPRRIVLLRDALTLTPPDEDVSMPPSNVPEPLQLLAVGTMTSRKGYDTLLQACLALQKAGVDFRLTLVGTGPWRLRLRLLAWRLGLRKLVSFPGQLPHEAMTDLYRRADIFIAPGHMTRGGDMDGLPSALTEAMAFGVAVVVSDLPGQLEVVQNGRNGIVVPQNDVTALSQTLLDLSASAEKRRHLGAEAWKRIREVLDEEATEARLTSLFKAACHR from the coding sequence ATGGCGCCGGTTATCATTGCCAAAGATCTGTACAAGTGCTACGCGGGCTTCTCGCCTGTTTTGCGTGGCGTCAACATCGAGGTGGAAGCGGGGGAACTCGTGGCCATCATGGGCCCGTCCGGGTGCGGCAAGTCGACCATGCTGCACGTGCTGGGCATGCTGCATGCGCCCGATTCCGGCACGCTGGAGATCCTGGGGACCAATGTCCTGGAATTCAACCGGGAGCAGACCGCTGCTTTCCGGCGGGGCAACGTGGGCTTCGTCATGCAGTCGAGCAATATGTTCGACCACTCCACCGTGTTCGAGAATGTGGAATTCCCCCTCATCTATGAAAACGTGCCCCCCGCGGAACGCTGGGAGCGTGTCATCCGGGCCCTGGAGCTGGTGCGGCTCTCCGCCCGCGTCCATTACCGCAGCAACCGCCTTTCCGGTGGTGAGCAGCAGCGTGTGGCCATTGCCCGCGCCATGGTGAACAATCCCCGCATCCTGCTGGCGGACGAACCCACCGGGGCCCTTGATGCCCGTACCAGCCGTGTGGTCATGGACAACTTCCGCACCCTTTGCCACAAGGGCGGGGTCGCCATGATCATGGTGACCCACGACCCCAAGATGGCCGAGTTCTGCGACAGCGTCTACACGCTGGAAGACGGCATCCTGGTCTGCAAAAAGCACGAGCCCGTGCCTGTCAGCCCGGATCAGCAGCAGAACCTGCTGGCGGCCCCCACGCCCATCCTTCGTGGGGCCCTGGTGGCGGAAAAATTCCCTGAAGCCTCGGGCCGCTGCCTGATGGAAGAGGCCCACCGCATGCATGCGGCCGGTCTGCTTTCCCGCATCTACGCCATCGAGGGGGCCAGCTTCCTCAACAGCGATTCGCAGGGCTATGCCCTGCCGCTGCCGGTGCGGCACATCAGCTCGTGGCGCTTCTTCTCCGTCATGCGCATGCTGTTCTCGCACTTGCGCGGCACCTCCGCCACTGCCTGGGAACTGTGGAAGTCCATCCCCTCCGGGAAGGGGAGCTTTTTCCACAATCTCTGGCTCATGGGGTGCGGGGCGCTGCTGGCCCGCTGGTGCCTGGAAGAAAAGATCGAGTTCGTGTACGCCTCGGGCGCCCATGCTCCGGCCTCCGCGGCCTGGGTGGCGGCCCGCATGCTGCAGATCCCCTTTGCCTTTGCCGTGCGTACGGCGGACCTTGCCTCACCGGCCAAGGACTGGCTGGTGAAGGCCGAACAGGCTGCCTTCGTGCGCTGCGATACGGAGGCAACGCGCAAGGCTGTCTGCGAGCTGCTGCCCTCCGTGGATCCGCGGCGCATCGTGCTCCTGCGTGATGCCCTGACCCTGACCCCGCCGGACGAAGACGTCTCCATGCCGCCGTCCAATGTGCCGGAGCCGTTGCAGCTGCTGGCCGTGGGGACCATGACCAGCCGCAAGGGCTACGATACCCTGCTGCAGGCCTGCCTGGCCCTGCAGAAGGCCGGAGTCGACTTCCGGCTGACTTTGGTGGGCACGGGCCCCTGGCGTCTGCGTTTGCGGTTGCTTGCCTGGCGTCTTGGCCTGCGCAAGCTCGTCTCCTTCCCCGGTCAGCTGCCGCACGAGGCCATGACCGACCTGTACCGCCGTGCGGACATCTTCATCGCTCCCGGTCATATGACCCGGGGCGGCGATATGGACGGGCTGCCGTCGGCCCTGACCGAAGCCATGGCCTTTGGTGTGGCCGTGGTGGTGAGCGATCTTCCCGGCCAGCTGGAGGTTGTCCAGAACGGCCGCAACGGTATCGTCGTACCGCAGAATGACGTCACGGCCCTGTCCCAGACCTTGCTGGATCTGTCCGCCAGTGCAGAAAAGCGCCGCCATCTGGGGGCGGAAGCCTGGAAGCGCATCCGGGAAGTGCTGGACGAAGAGGCCACGGAAGCACGGCTGACCTCGCTGTTCAAGGCGGCCTGCCACCGCTGA
- a CDS encoding ABC transporter permease, with protein MIAMSDLFRVSLRQVVRQRGFGVILSIALGIMAFIALSVLGQEIRYKVGQDMVLMGGVNIIRVYMDDAQYPGQPRRDFSPRTVEALRKIPGVGMISENVRQGITFSLRASGERTLGVHFIGVDQYFAETYSLELVAGRMMSEEDVRGHRRICMLGREAATNLYGDPAQAVGKLLFLGKDVVEVVGVVTGVMLGEWNQGGFLPTTVMEDRNWGSGKITRLFVRAIGWEDVAPVVRQIPSVVRANQDAPYLVIATQDDQLDRIKTTFMWVEALLWLGIVASLMLGGFGIWYGTFAAVRARTREVGLKKAMGGSDKDILAQFLAEALCKSVAGGLLGILVGTLSVEIGAWSLGTSISYPLLAASSAGSILFSAIIGVAGGLYPAIQASRMDVVSALRFE; from the coding sequence ATGATTGCAATGTCGGACCTTTTTCGCGTGAGCTTGCGACAGGTCGTCCGCCAGCGTGGTTTTGGCGTGATACTGTCCATCGCTCTGGGCATCATGGCCTTTATCGCCCTGTCCGTACTGGGACAGGAGATCCGCTACAAAGTGGGTCAGGACATGGTGCTCATGGGCGGGGTGAACATCATCCGTGTCTACATGGATGATGCGCAATACCCCGGCCAGCCACGACGCGATTTCTCTCCCCGCACGGTGGAAGCGCTGCGCAAGATCCCCGGTGTGGGCATGATCAGTGAAAATGTGCGTCAGGGGATAACGTTCAGTTTGCGTGCCAGCGGGGAACGGACGCTGGGGGTCCATTTCATCGGTGTGGACCAGTATTTTGCGGAGACCTATTCCCTGGAGCTCGTGGCCGGCCGGATGATGTCCGAGGAAGACGTGCGCGGCCATCGGCGCATCTGTATGCTGGGCCGTGAGGCCGCCACGAATCTGTACGGAGACCCCGCCCAGGCTGTGGGCAAGCTGCTTTTCCTGGGCAAGGACGTCGTCGAGGTCGTGGGCGTGGTGACCGGCGTCATGCTGGGTGAGTGGAACCAGGGCGGCTTTTTGCCGACCACGGTCATGGAGGACAGAAACTGGGGCTCCGGTAAGATCACCCGCCTGTTCGTCCGTGCCATCGGCTGGGAAGACGTGGCTCCGGTGGTGCGCCAGATCCCCTCTGTGGTCCGGGCCAACCAGGACGCGCCGTATCTGGTCATCGCCACGCAGGATGACCAGCTCGACCGCATCAAGACGACCTTCATGTGGGTCGAGGCCCTGCTCTGGCTGGGTATCGTGGCCTCCCTTATGCTGGGCGGCTTCGGCATCTGGTACGGGACCTTTGCGGCTGTGCGTGCCCGCACGCGCGAAGTGGGCCTGAAAAAGGCCATGGGCGGTTCGGACAAGGATATTCTGGCCCAGTTCCTGGCCGAGGCCCTGTGCAAGTCCGTGGCCGGTGGCCTGCTGGGCATCCTGGTGGGTACCCTCAGTGTCGAGATAGGGGCCTGGTCTCTGGGCACCTCCATCTCGTATCCGCTGCTCGCGGCCAGCAGTGCCGGCAGTATTCTTTTCTCCGCCATCATTGGGGTGGCCGGCGGCCTGTATCCTGCCATTCAGGCCAGTCGCATGGATGTCGTTTCCGCCTTGCGTTTCGAGTAG